One window of the Candoia aspera isolate rCanAsp1 chromosome 16, rCanAsp1.hap2, whole genome shotgun sequence genome contains the following:
- the RABEPK gene encoding rab9 effector protein with kelch motifs yields MEKALRKLKPRESPRAACWYSLALFGKGPCARVGQNSLYLPPLEPGSRNGKVVIIAGANPSGSFADSYFIDLDANCWTAPGWVGLLSRYEHAAFVPASRSNTLWVYGGACESGNRDCVQVLDLETGSWEKTNVIGDPPSPRTFHTSSAAIGDQLYVFGGGDKGVDPVKDQQLHIFDSATFTWLQPEVRGQPPAPRHGHVVVAVENWLFVHGGLAGDTFYDDLFSIDTKDLKWEMLSTSGSIPGGRAAHSAVAFQGHIYIFGGMDPTGELNTMYKYHIEQAHWTRLEFNAPLPSGRLDHSMCIIPWETSGGDTHNPKGTQEPAQGEGPRQGRQAERLVHLCLVFGGMNIKGELYNDCIVSVLE; encoded by the exons gTACTCCCTTGCCTTATTTGGGAAGGGTCCCTGTGCTCGCGTGGGCCAAAACTCTCTATATCTGCCTCCTTTGGAGCCGGGCAGCAGAAATGGGAAGGTGGTTATCATTGCAGGAGCAAATCCAAGTGGAAGTTTTGCTGACTCCTATTTTATTGATCTTG ATGCTAATTGCTGGACAGCGCCTGGCTGGGTAGGTCTCTTGTCACGGTACGAACACGCTGCCTTTGTTCCCGCAAGCCGGTCCAACACCCTCTGGGTATACGGAGGAGCGTGCGAATCTGGCAACAGGGACTGCGTGCAAGTTCTGGATCTCG AAACTGGGTCGTGGGAGAAAACAAATGTGATTGGCGATCCACCAAGCCCTCGCACATTTCACACCTCCTCAGCGGCAATTGGGGACCAGTTATATGTATTTGGAGGAGGGGACAAAGGAGTAGATCCTGTCAAAGACCAGCAACTTCATATATTTGACTCAG CCACCTTCACATGGTTGCAGCCAGAGGTACGTGGCCAGCCTCCTGCACCCCGGCACGGGCACGTGGTGGTGGCTGTCGAGAACTGGCTGTTTGTGCATGGCGGCTTGGCGGGCGACACGTTTTATGACGACCTGTTCTCCATTGACACAA AGGACCTGAAATGGGAGATGTTGTCTACCTCTGGATCCATCCCAGGAGGACGAGCGGCCCACTCAGCAGTGGCTTTCCAGGGTCACATCTACATCTTTGGAGGGATGGACCCAACGGGCGAACTCAACACGATGTATAAATATCACATAG AACAAGCTCATTGGACACGGTTAGAGTTCAACGCTCCTTTGCCTTCTGGCCGGCTGGACCACTCCATGTGCATTATTCCTTGGGAAACCTCTGGAGGGGATACCCACAATCCCAAAGGAACACAAGAACCTGCACAAGGGGAGGGGCCGAGGCAAGGCCGGCAAGCAGAGCGGCTGGTTCATCTCTGCTTGGTATTTGGGGGCATGAATATTAAAGGGGAACTGTACAATGACTGTATCGTAAGCGTGCTAGAATAA
- the HSPA5 gene encoding endoplasmic reticulum chaperone BiP, producing the protein MKHALVCLLLVSSVFAQEDEKKEDVGTVVGIDLGTTYSCVGVFKNGRVEIIANDQGNRITPSYVAFTPEGERLIGDAAKNQLTSNPENTVFDAKRLIGRTWNDPSVQQDIKYLPFKVIEKKAKPHIQVDIGGGQMKTFAPEEISAMVLTKMKETAEAYLGRKVTHAVVTVPAYFNDAQRQATKDAGTIAGLNVMRIINEPTAAAIAYGLDKREGEKNILVFDLGGGTFDVSLLTIDNGVFEVVATNGDTHLGGEDFDQRVMEHFIKLYKKKTGKDVRKDNRAVQKLRREVEKAKRALSSQHQARIEIESFFEGEDFSETLTRAKFEELNMDLFRSTMKPVQKVLEDADLKKSDIDEIVLVGGSTRIPKIQQLVKEFFNGKEPSRGINPDEAVAYGAAVQAGVLSGDQDTGDLVLLDVCPLTLGIETVGGVMTKLIPRNTVVPTKKSQIFSTASDNQPTVTIKVYEGERPLTKDNHLLGTFDLTGIPPAPRGVPQIEVTFEIDVNGILRVTAEDKGTGNKNKITITNDQNRLTPEEIERMVNDAEKFAEEDKKLKERIDSRNELESYAYSLKNQIGDKEKLGGKLSSEDKETIEKAVEEKIEWLESHQDADIEDFKAQKKELEEVVQPIVGKLYGGAGPPPGEEEAGEKDEL; encoded by the exons ATGAAACACGCCCTTGTCTGTCTGCTGCTTGTCAGCAGCGTCTTCGCTCAGGAGGATGAGAAAAAGGAAGATGTGGGGACTGTCGTTGGCATTGATTTGGGAACCACCTACTCCTG TGTGGGTGTCTTCAAGAACGGACGTGTTGAGATTATTGCCAACGATCAGGGCAACCGAATCACACCGTCCTATGTGGCCTTCACTCCGGAAGGAGAACGTCTTATTGGTGATGCAGCAAAGAACCAGTTGACTTCAAACCCTGAGAATACCGTGTTTGATGCTAAGCGTCTGATTGGGAGAACGTGGAATGACCCTTCTGTGCAGCAGGATATCAAATACCTGCCTTTCAAG GTTATTGAAAAGAAGGCCAAGCCCCATATTCAGGTTGATATTGGAGGAGGCCAAATGAAGACTTTTGCTCCTGAAGAAATTTCAGCCATGGTTCTGACAAAGATGAAAGAAACTGCTGAAGCATACTTGGGAAGGAAG GTTACTCACGCTGTTGTCACTGTGCCTGCGTACTTCAACGATGCTCAGCGTCAAGCCACAAAGGATGCTGGCACCATCGCTGGATTGAACGTCATGAGAATCATCAACGAACC CACTGCTGCTGCTATCGCTTATGGGTTGGACAAACGAGAGGGAGAAAAGAACATTCTTGTCTTTGACTTGGGTGGTGGAACCTTTGACGTCTCCCTCTTGACCATCGACAACGGCGTCTTTGAAGTGGTGGCAACCAATGGAGACACTCACCTGGGGGGAGAAGACTTTGACCAGCGGGTGATGGAGCACTTCATTAAACTGTACAAGAAGAAAACCGGGAAGGATGTGCGGAAGGACAATCGGGCGGTTCAAAAGCTCCGGCGAGAAGTGGAGAAGGCCAAGAGAGCTCTTTCTTCTCAGCATCAGGCCAGGATTGAGATTGAATCTTTCTTCGAAGGCGAAGACTTCTCAGAAACCCTAACTAGAGCAAAGTTTGAAGAATTGAACATG GATCTTTTCCGTTCCACCATGAAACCTGTCCAAAAAGTTCTAGAGGATGCGGACCTGAAGAAGTCTGACATCGATGAAATTGTCCTTGTTGGCGGCTCCACTCGAATCCCCAAAATCCAGCAGCTTGTGAAGGAATTCTTCAACGGCAAAGAGCCTTCTCGGGGCATCAATCCTGATGAAGCTGTAGCTTACGGCGCTGCTGTCCAAGCTGGCGTCCTTTCTGGGGACCAGGATACTG gTGACTTGGTACTACTTGACGTGTGTCCTCTAACCTTGGGCATTGAAACTGTGGGAGGTGTCATGACCAAACTCATCCCAAGGAACACAGTTGTCCCCACCAAGAAGTCGCAGATCTTCTCCACAGCTTCTGACAACCAGCCAACAGTTACTATCAAAGTCTATGAAG GAGAACGTCCTCTCACAAAGGATAACCATCTGCTTGGAACATTTGACCTCACTGGCATCCCTCCTGCTCCCCGGGGCGTCCCCCAGATTGAGGTCACCTTTGAAATAGACGTGAACGGCATTTTGCGGGTGACTGCGGAGGACAAAGGCACgggcaacaaaaacaaaatcaccaTCACCAATGACCAGAACCGCCTGACGCCGGAGGAGATAGAAAGGATGGTCAACGACGCGGAGAAGTTTGCCGAGGAGGACAAGAAGCTGAAAGAGCGCATCGACTCCCGAAACGAGTTGGAAAGCTACGCCTATTCCCTGAAAAACCAAATTGGCGATAAGGAGAAACTGGGTGGCAAGTTGTCTTCTGAAGACAAAGAAACCATCGAGAAGGCCGTGGAGGAGAAGATCGAATGGCTGGAGAGCCACCAAGATGCGGACATCGAAGACTTCAAAGCTCAGAAGAAGGAGCTGGAGGAAGTGGTGCAGCCCATCGTGGGGAAGTTGTACGGCGGGGCGGGCCCTCCCCCTGGCGAGGAGGAAGCCGGGGAGAAGGATGAGTTATAG